Proteins encoded within one genomic window of Solea senegalensis isolate Sse05_10M linkage group LG11, IFAPA_SoseM_1, whole genome shotgun sequence:
- the ccn5 gene encoding WNT1-inducible-signaling pathway protein 2 yields the protein MDRPLCDCAIAVAVLLCVATQVLCQVCDMPCICSGPVPQCPAGVPLVLDGCRCCQVCARQRGQSCTEMLPCDILRKLQCDYSVSFPGDPGECVSQEDLRCEVNGITYHDGQSFQPSCDTYCHCRGGGVTCVPACPMTGRLPTPDCPNPQHVRLPGKCCKEWVCENLENTVIQDAITAMRPDKLWPSLPRDRPFNKLVPPLSSTCVEQSTKWSACSQSCGAGVSTRVSNQNPSCKLQMETRLCKVRPCNAAQPVPHKHTWGRPGRCKASYASPGPIRLVHHGCYSTRAYRLQYCGQCTDSRCCTPYQSTTAQVTFRCPSGRLLQRAVMMIHSCVCHNNCPYAPFTNPALWGYRP from the exons ATGGACCGACCGCTGTGTGACTGTGCGATTGCTGTGGCTGTACTGCTGTGTGTGGCTACACAG GTGTTGTGCCAGGTGTGTGACATGCCCTGCATCTGCTCAGGTCCCGTCCCTCAGTGTCCCGCAGGAGTCCCACTGGTGCTGGATGGCTGTCGATGCTGCCAGGTGTGCGCCCGGCAGCGAGGCCAGTCCTGCACTGAGATGCTGCCTTGCGACATTCTGAGAAAGTTGCAGTGTGACTACAGCGTCAGCTTCCCCGGAGACCCAGGGGAGTGTGTCA GTCAGGAGGATCTGAGGTGTGAGGTCAACGGCATCACTTACCATGACGGCCAGTCATTTCAGCCCTCCTGCGACACTTACTGCCACTGCAGGGGTGGAGGGGTGACCTGTGTGCCAGCTTGTCCCATGACTGGCCGTCTTCCCACTCCCGACTGTCCCAACCCACAACATGTGCGGCTTCCAGGGAAATGCTGTAAAGAGTGGGTGTGTGAAAACCTGGAGAACACAGTCATCCAGGATGCAATCACAG CCATGAGACCTGACAAATTGTGGCCCTCTCTGCCAAGGGATCGTCCTTTCAACAAGTTGGTCCcacctctctcctccacctgtGTGGAGCAGAGCACAAAGTGGAGTGCCTGTTCGCAGAGCTGTGGTGCTGGCGTGTCCACTCGCGTTTCCAACCAGAATCCCTCCTGCAAGCTGCAAATGGAGACTCGACTTTGTAAAGTGCGGCCTTGCAATGCAGCTCAACCTGTGCCCCACAAACACACG TGGGGACGGCCGGGGCGGTGCAAGGCCAGCTACGCGTCACCAGGGCCCATTCGGCTCGTTCACCACGGCTGCTACAGCACTCGTGCCTACCGCCTGCAGTACTGCGGACAGTGCACTGACTCTCGCTGCTGCACGCCTTACCAAAGCACCACTGCTCAGGTGACCTTCCGCTGCCCCTCCGGCAGACTGCTGCAGCGAGCTGTGATGATGATCCACTCGTGTGTCTGTCACAACAACTGCCCCTACGCGCCGTTCACAAACCCTGCTCTGTGGGGATACAGGCCCTGA
- the pkig gene encoding cAMP-dependent protein kinase inhibitor gamma, whose product MMDVETSYSDFINCDRTGRRNAVPDIAGEGAAAGSTSELTKDLAEMDLKAADGEPGASPAPEAEGSTSQDAQGSGGPS is encoded by the exons ATGATGGACGTGGAGACGTCGTACTCGGACTTCATCAACTGTGATCGCACAGGCCGCAGGAACGCAGTACCTGACATCGCGGGGGAGGGGGCAGCAGCGGGCAGTACCAGTGAACTCACCAAAGACCTGGCGGAGATGGACCTGAAGGCTGCAG ATGGAGAGCCGGGGGCCTCCCCAGCCCCTGAGGCAGAGGGCTCCACCAGCCAAGATGCCCAGGGAAGTGGAGGCCCATCCTAA
- the ada gene encoding adenosine deaminase: MLIARRAAISVGSPLLSALCTGTFTSSHIKLSTMAEHSPDQVVFNKPKIELHVHLDGAIRVQTILDIAKRRGISLPANTVEEMTSKIILQEPATLTKFLGKFAEYMHVVAGDREAIKRIAYEFVEDKAKEGVIYAEVRYSPHFLANTKVDPLPWNQVEGDLSPDEVVHLVNEGLSKGERAFNIKARSILCCMRHMPSWSMDIVELCKKYRHEGVVAIDLAGDESLNCEANPGHRKAYEEAVRCGIHRTVHAGEVGPASVVKEAVEVLKAERVGHGYRTLEDQALYKKLLAQNMHFEVCPISSKLTGACDSDFTKHPAITFRKDKANYSLNTDDPLIFNSTLHLDYATAQKYMGFTEEEFKRVNIKSAESCFLPETEKKELLRKLFTAYGMIQSTAF, translated from the exons ATGCTTATAGCCAGACGCGCTGCGATAAGCGTCGGCTCTCCACTCCTCAGCGCTCTGTGCACCGGCACATTCACCAGCAGCCACATTAAGCTCTCCACCATGGCCGAGCACTCTCCTGACCAAGTGGTATTCAACAAGCCAAAG ATTGAGCTGCATGTGCACCTCGATGGAGCCATCAGGGTGCAGACCATTCTTGACATTGCCAA GAGACGCGGCATCTCTCTGCCAGCAAACACGGTGGAGGAGATGACGTCAAAAATCATTCTTCAAGAGCCCGCAACCCTCACGAAGTTCCTGGGCAAGTTCGCCGAGTACATGCACGTAGTTGC TGGGGACAGAGAGGCCATAAAGAGGATAGCCTATGAGTTTGTCGAGGACAAAGCGAAGGAAGGAGTGATTTATGCTGAGGTTAGATACAGCCCACATTTTCTGGCTAACACCAAAGTGGATCCTTTACCATGGAACCAAGTAGA AGGAGACTTGAGCCCAGATGAGGTGGTGCACTTGGTCAACGAGGGCCTGAGCAAGGGGGAGAGGGCCTTCAATATCAAAGCCAGGTCCATTCTATGCTGCATGCGCCACATGCCAA GCTGGTCCATGGACATCGTAGAGCTGTGTAAGAAATATCGCCACGAGGGAGTGGTGGCCATAGATCTGGCAGGTGACGAGTCACTCAACTGTGAAGCCAATCCAGGCCATAGAAAGGCCTATGAG GAAGCGGTGCGCTGTGGGATCCACAGGACGGTACATGCAGGAGAGGTGGGCCCGGCCTCTGTCGTGAAGGAG GCCGTGGAAGTGCTTAAAGCTGAACGTGTTGGACATGGTTACAGAACACTTGAGGACCAAGCCCTGTACAAAAAACTGTTAGCTCAAAACATGCACTTTGAG GTGTGTCCTATTTCCAGTAAACTGACAGGTGCCTGTGACTCGGACTTCACGAAGCATCCCGCCATCAC GTTCAGGAAGGACAAGGCTAACTACTCCCTAAACACCGATGACCCTCTGATCTTCAACTCAACCCTGCACCTCGACTACGCCACAGCGCAAAAGTACATGGGATTCACTGAGGAGGAATTCAAACGAGTG AACATAAAGTCTGCAGAGTCGTGCTTCCTGCCTGAGACGGAGAAGAAAGAGCTCCTGCGAAAACTGTTTACAGCCTATGGGATGATACAGAGCACTGCCTTTTGA